The Planctellipticum variicoloris DNA window GCCCCCATGGAGTACTCGAAATTCCGAAGTCCGCAGACTTCCGTGACATTCTCGAACGTCCCGTGCCGGTTTCGAAACAACTGGTCGCTGCGAGCGAGATTGCTCTCCTTCCGGGGAGGCCATGCGGCGCCCTGGCACAAGTACACGTCGGGCCAGTCGTCGCCGTCGTAGTCGAGCCAGCCCAGCCCAGAGCCCATGAACAGGTGTAGATGCCGCTCGGGAGTCAGCGGTGCATAGTGCGTGAAGCGAAGTCCCGTCTCCTGGGAGACGTCCGAAAATCGAATTCCCCCGTCCTGTCCCGCCAATTCCTGCGGCAGAACGGCCAGGCACCCGATGAGGAGCAGGAGCCCCGCTTTGCCGCAGGCTCTGTCTCGACACGCGACGTGATTCCATCTCAACATTCTCTCCGCCGCTCAAGAGGCCTCTGTGATTCGCTGCACGGACTGAGCTCCAGATTCAGGTCTCGTCGGTCGCCCGGCCGTGAGATCCCCCTGGTCGCCCTTTTTGCAATGACATTATCCATCCCCGGAAACGCTGCATCATTCACTCGGCGGAACCTGAGAACCTGGTTTCGATGATCCTGTCGTGGCCTTCGATGACCGTGATCTTCCGACCCGCCGCGATGTTCCGGATTTCTTGCCGCTCGCCGCTCGGCCAGTCAATGCGGATCGCGCCCGCCACGGAATCGGCTCCCAGGCCCAGCGTCGTGACTCCACCATGCGACGACAGGTAGCCGGCGTTGCGACACAACAAGCGCACGAGCGTCCCGGATGCGCTTTCGACTTCGACAATCGCCCCTTCGGCCGACCGTGGCGAGGACGTCCCCACAAGCTCCAGTTGAATCCTGTGACCCGGTTCGGCCGACGCGTTCAACAGCAGTGCGGCTGGCGAGTCGATCAGGCTGACCACCAGATCGTCCAGACCGTCTCGATTCAGGTCGACGCGGCAAGCTCCGCGCGCATTCCAGTGCTGCTCAAACCAGAGGCCGGCGCCACGCGATTCCTGGAAGTCTTTCTCGCCTCCGCGCAATAACGTCGGCAACTGAGCCCAGTCCTCGCCCGGCATCTGAGTCACGTGGCCGTTGGCGACGAACAGGTCCGTCAATCTGTCACAGTCGGCATCAAAGGCGATCGCCGACCAGCCCACGGACGGACGACTGGTGCGATCCACGAGCGTCCCCTGAGTGCTGTCGACGAACATCAGCTCTTCTTCCTGGCGGAAGAGGGCGTTCGATTCGTTGGAGAAGTTCGTCGTGAACAGGTCCAGGCGCCCGTTGCGATCGAAGTCCGCACACGCGACCCCCATCGACCCCATCGTTTCTCCCTGCCCGTTGAACGCCACCCCGCTGGCAAGGGCGATCTCCTCGTAAACCCAGTCGGCGGTCCGTCGGAACAGCAGATTGCGGTCGCCATCGTTGGCGACAAAGATCTCGGGCGTCCCATCGCGGTCCAGGTCCGCGGCGACCACTCCCAGCCCGTACTCCCGGTAATTTCCAATCCCGGAAGACTCCGATCGGTCTGCAAAACTGCCATCGCCGCTGTTTTCGAGCATCACGTCCTCAACCGGCCGGTACGAATGAGGATTGCAGTGAATCCTCACGCCCTTCGACTCGCAGAACGGCGTCGGCAAGTCTCTCGAACTGTCGGCGTAGCAGGTGATATACAGATCCAGATCGCCGTCCACGTCAAGATCTGACCAGCAGGCCGTGGCGCACCAGCGTTCGCCGGTCAGTAGTCGCAAGATCTCGGACTCCGCGAATGTTCCGTCACCATGATTCAGAAACAATCCGCTCTGCTGATAACCGGTCAGCAGTACGTCGTCGAATCCGTCGTTGTTCACATCCGCCACGGCGCAGCCATGCCCGTATCCGGTCCACGTGAGGCCGCTGGCCGGAGTCACGGGTTCGAACCGCTCCGAGTTCCAGTTGCGAAACAGATGGATGCGAGAAGTCCGATTGGACGGCCAGCGGACCGGATCGCCGCCGTCGAGGAAAATCAGATCGGGTTGATCGTCCTTGTCAAAGTCGATCGCGCCGACCCCTCCACCGAGCGTCTCTGCAAGGTGGAACTGATCATCCGGGCCGTTGTCGTAGACGAACGCAACGCCGGAATCCTCAAGCGGGCTGAACCGCAATCCGGCGGCAAAGCCCTCCGCCGCGGCTTCAGCGGCGAACTTCGGCAGCGGTTCGGGGCGCACGCCCAGTCTGGCAAACAGCTTCCGATCCGCAGTCCAGACGGACGTGCGATCAATCATCTCGCTCAGAACGAAGCCCGCCGCGACGAGGACGATCATCCAGACGGGCTGCCAGCGACGAGCTCGCATCGGCGCCCCTTACTGGCGAACCGCCTGGAAAATCAGCCGCGCCGCCTCGTCCGCGCCGACGCTCCGGCACGACTCCGCCAGCTCCCCGAGGGCAACGGCATCGTCGCTCACCCCAGGCTGCATTGATCGCTGCACGATCCGAACCACGATTTCGAGTTCCTTGACGTGCCGCTGGAGTTGTTCCGTCCGATGCTGTCGTCGCAATACGTCACAGTAACGCGACCGGTAGGACTTATTCAACGGCTGGCAGTGCACGGCTCTCGCCAGAGCCTCCTCCGCGGCCGGAACGTCCCGTTGCTCCAGGGCGACGAGCCCCCGGGCGAACCAGTATTCGCCACGCATCTCGGTCGGCTCCGTCGTCGGAAGCAGCTCTGCCGCCGCCGACGCGTCCTGCGTCGTCGCGTCAACGACGGCCAGCAGGAGACCGGCCCGGGGATGCTGACTGTACGGCTTGAGCAGCTCCACGCATTCACGGTATCGCCCCATCGCCAGCAGGCATCGCCCCAGCCCCAGCCGCGATCCGACATCCGTTGCATCCGCTTCAACCGCCGCTCGCAGCCACGTCTCCGAGGGTTCGACGCCGCGGCTGTCAATCGACCATAAACCGAGCGACATGATCACCAGGTCGGCGGTGGGAGCCCCATGCTGCCCCCACTGCGTCAGCCGCCTCTGCATTTCCTCGGCATCCAGCCGCAGTCCGCTGAGTGCCACGTACTGACGCTGAATCGCTCCATTCTTGGGAAATCGATCGACACCTTCGGCGAAATACCCGTCCGCCAGGCGAAACAAGTTGCAGGACAGGGCCATCCGCCCCAGCTCAGCCAGCGTCCGCTCCTGGGACTTGCCGCTCGCGTAGTCCGCCAGAGCGAGTGTCAGTGGAATCTCCGGTCGCTGCTGGGCGTGCGACAACTGCAGGAGCACCTCCCGCGCCCGCACGGAATCAGCCTTCCGCCCCAGCGCCGATCGCGCCAGACCTTCCGCGGCCTCCAGCCTACCCTCGTTCCAGGCCGCAGTCGCCTGCTGCTCCAGGTCGCCGACGCTCGGACGCTGCATACGATGTGCTGCGAAGCCGATTCCTAGACAGACCGCAGAAAGCAGGAGCAGCTTCATGATGTCACATTCAGGCGGCAATTGAGTTCACGCGAGGAGCTGCAGTAACATCGTGCATCATCCGGAGCGGCGATCCATTTCATGCATCAGTCCGCATGCAGAACGATGCCGGCGGTTGATGAACCGGGAAATCGGTGCTGTGGCCAACCGACGGAAAAGCGGAATCCTCAAGACATCCGGGGAGATCTATCGGCAACTCGCTCGAATCTACGTCCGCCTAGGCCCAGTGTCCAGGATTCCGGAGCAGGACTCAACTCCGGACTGTCCGGCTTGTGGAGCGAATCTTTGCCAGGAAATGTCAGAATGCTGTCGCCCAGTCGGCGAACGGAACGCCCTCCTTGCAAACCGCGCAGGGCCGATCGGCGCGGCTTGCAGTCCCCCGCGGAAAACCGGAGACTGCCAATGTGAACTACGTCCCTGTCGGGGAGACCCTGCGGTCCGTGCCGACAGACGCTTCTCGCATCCTTTGTGAATTCCTGCGTTCGTCGTATTCGGCAGAGTGTCTGGAGCCCGTTTGCATGCCTCTGCCACGAACATCGAATGGCGTGAGACTGGTATTCGCGGGCGTCGTGATCGTTCTTTGCTGGGGCATGCAGGCGTGGTTGATCGGGCAGAGAAGCGACCGAAGTTCGTTCGACCCCGCATTACGAACTGCCGACGCCGTCGCTCCGGTCGCAGAACGCTGCGCCGCCTGCCATCCGGGCGTTTGCCAGGAGATGGCCGCATCGCCCCATAGCCGCACTCTGAGCGACGGCCACGATCCCCAGATCCTGTCACGTTTCGCAGGGCGTAGCTATCAGTCCGCCCCAGGCGGGCCGACGGTCTCCTTTGAAGACCGGAACCAGCAGCTCTGGATGAAGTCCGACGCCTCGCCCGAGGCCATTCGAGTTGACTGGATGTTCGGCTCGGGTCGGCATGCGATGACTCCGGTCAGCCTGATGGTGAACTCGGACGGTGCGACGGAGCTGATCGAAGGAAGCGTTTCCTGGTTTCCGCCGGGCGAGCTGGGAGTCACTCCCGGCGCGAATCTGACGGACGCTTCGGGAATCGCGCCTCTAGGCGCTCCGCACGATCACGCTACGACTCTGGAGTGCTTTGGTTGTCACGTCACCCACTTGCCTGTCGAGCGGGGACGAATTCGCACCGACGCGCTGTTTCGAGGAGTCTCGTGCGAGCGCTGCCATGCAGGCGGAGAACAGCATGCCCGGGCCATGGAGCAGGGCGGGCCTCTCTCCCTGCAGTCCTGGTCCGATCTGACGCCGCTCGAATCGGTGAATCGCTGCGGCGAATGCCATCGCCGGGCTGACCAGTTGACCCCCGAGGAACTGTCGCCGGAGAGAACCGTCCTCGTCCGGTTTGCATCGGTCGGACTGGCGATGAGTCGCTGTTTTCTGGAACAAGGCCAGCTCGACGGGGGGGAGAAATCCGCCCGGCTGGACTGCCTGACATGTCACGATCCGCATCGCCCCGCAGAAAAGTCCTTTCAGCCGTACGTCCAGACGTGCCTGCAATGTCATGGACCGCAGAAGTCGCAAGCCCGCGAATGCACCTCCCCGCAGTCGGCATCGAATTGTCTAAGCTGCCATATGCCGTCCGTCAATGTCGCGGACAAACTGGTGCTGACCGATCACTGGATCCGCGTCCGCAAGGACTCCGACCCGCCGGCTGCCGCAGAGAGCAACTAAAGTTCCAGGTGAGTCGTGGCAGGGGGGGCGCCGCAGGACCTTCAGTGTCCTCCATTTCTTCGCCGCGGCAGAGACGATGAGTCTCGCCGCAACGACTCGCACTCACGGTCGTTGGCTGGTAGTGTAGCACTTCCTGCTGGACGCTCTTTCCCCGTACCCCGCTGGAGGTCCCTGATGCTCCGCTGTCTGCTCCTGGGACTGGTGCTGTTCCCTGCCTCCCTTCAAGCCGCCGATCCTCCCGCTCGCGGCTACACGATCCCCCTGATCGACCTCGCTCCGCAGACGTTCCGTCAGGTCATCGTCGACCGCGAACCAGGCCAGTACCTCGGCCACCCCACCACCGTCCTCCTCGAAGACGGAAAAACAATCCTCTGCGTCTATCCCAAGGGGCATGGAAAGGGTGCAATCCAGTACAAACGCAGCCCCGACGGCGGTCTCACCTGGAGCGATCGACTCCCCACGCCCTCCAACTGGTCCACCAGCCTCGAAACCCCCACAATCCATCGCGTCGTCGATGCCGCCGGGAAGAAACGGCTCATCGTCTGGTCGGGACTCTCTCCCGCCCGCCTGGCTGTCAGCGAAGACGACGGCAAGACCTGGTCCGAACTCAAACAGGCCGGCGACTGGGGCGGCATCGTCGTGATGGGCTTTGTCGAGGCCCTCAAAACTCCCGGCCGCTATCTCGCCATGTTCCACGACGACGGCCGCTTCTTCAGCCAACCCGCCAACCCGCAGAAGCCGCCGGCCTTCACGCTCTACAAGACCTTCTCCGACGACGGCGGCCTGACATGGTCGAAGCCGGAATCCGTCTATCAGTCCAGCGACGTCCATCTCTGCGAGCCCGGCTGCATCCGCTCGCCCGACGGCAAGCAGCTTGCCGTGCTGCTGCGGGAAAACTCACGTCGCAAAAATTCCCACATCATTTTTTCCGACGACGAAGGAACCACCTGGACCGCCCCCCACGAAGTCCCCGGTTCCCTCACCGGCGATCGACACACCGGCAAGTACGCTCCCGACGGCCGCATCTTTATCAGCTTCCGTGACACCACGCTCGAATCGAAAACCAAAGGGGACTGGGTCGCCTGGGTCGGCAAGTATGAAGACTTGGTTTCCGGCGCCGAAGGCCAGTATCGCGTCCGCCTGATGGACAACCACAAGGGAGCCGACTGCGCCTATCCCGGCGTCGAAGTCCTCCCCGACGGGACTATCGTCACCACCACCTACGGGCACTGGGAGCCGAACGCCGATCCCTACGTCGTCAGCATTCGCCTCAAGCTCGCCGAACTCGACGCCGCCGCAGCGATCCAGGCCATCCAGCTCCCCGCACCCCGACTGCCGCGCGACAACCTGCTCGTCTACCGCGGCCCGGACAACCTGCAGATTCCGGTTAAGAATGTCGACGACTGGCAGAAGCGCCGAACAGAAATCCTCGCAGGCATGCAGGCGGTCATGGGCAAGTTGCCTGGCGACGAGAAGCGTTCGCCGCTCGACGTCAAAGTCGAAGAAGAGTTCGACGGGGGCAGCTACATCCGCCAGCTCATCACCTATCAGTCCGAGCCCGGTGGCCGCGTCCCCGCTTACCTGCTGATCCCCAAAGCCGTCCGCGACGGCAAAGTCCCCCCCGCTCCCGGAATCCTGGCCTTGCACGGCACCAACAACGTCATCGGTCACGGCACGGTCGTCGGAATCAACAACACCACGAATCGACAGTTCGCCCGCGAGCTGGCCGAGCGAGGCTACGTCGTCCTCGCCCCCAGCTATCCGCTGCTCGCGAAGTATCAACCCGATCTCAAAACGCTCGGCTGGGACAGCGGCACGCTCAAGGCGGTCTGGGACAACATCCGCGGTCTCGATCTCCTGCAGTCGCTCCCCTACGTCAAACGAGACGCTCTCGGCGCGATTGGCCATTCCCTCGGAGGACACAATTCCGTCTACACGGCGGTCTTCGACGATCGCATCAAAGCCGTCGTGACGAGTTGCGGCCTGGATTCGTACCTCGACTACTACAACGGCGTCGATCGCGTCTGGCATCCCGAACAGGGGTGGTGTCAGACCCGCTACATGCTCCGTCTGACCGCCTTCCGAGGCCGCCTGCAGGACATCCCGTTCGACTTCCACGAACTGATCGGCGCCCTCGCCCCCAGGCATCTCCTGATCTTCGCGCCGCTCCACGACAGCAATTTCCAGCACGCCAGCGTCGATCGCATCGCCGACGCCGCCCGCCCGGTCTTCAACCTCTACGGAGCTGCTGACAATCTCAAAGTCGAGCACCCCGACTGCCCGCACGACTTCCCGCCCGAGATGCGCGAGGAAGCATACCGGCTCTTCGACCGCGTCCTGAAATAGCCGGAAGAAGAGGACTCACCGCGGAGGACGTGGAGAATACGTGGGAGAAGAGCGAAGTGAGTGAAAAGTGAGTCCTGAAAAACGCAAAGAGCAGGGATGGCGAGACCCGCCGGCTTTTGTCACTTTGCGCTGATCACGACTCAATACTCACTTTTCACTCTCCGGACCTTGTCCTCGTCGCGAACTCCGGATGTCCCGTCAGCCCGTCGCCAGTCTGGCCGACATGGATTCGTCCGCGTAGCTGCTGCGAACTGCATCCGCGAGGCGGCTCAGCAGCATCTGCCGACGGACCGGCTTGCGGAGGACGCTGAAGATCGCGGCGGCCGCGGCGGCCAGTTCGAGTTCATCCGGCTCGCTCGCGGTCACCAGCAGACAGGGAAACTCCAGCCGATGCTCCCGCAGTTCCTGAACCGCCTCCAAGCCATTCAGGCTCGGCATCTGCCAGTCGAAGACGGCGATATGCACCGGCTCGGCAAGTGCGATTTCGACGGCTTCCGCCCCATTTTTCGCCTCGACCAGCTCAAAAAATGGGGACAGCAGTTCGCACAGCACCGCCCGGAACGACTCATCGTCGTCGGCCACGAGCGCCCGGTACTCCATCGGCTGCGACATTCGTCTGATTCCCAGGTAAGCTGGCCGCCGGGAAGCCGGTCTTCTCGCAGCGTTCATCATCCTTTTGTATTGTGGTCGGAAACGGACCCCGCGTAAATCCAAACTGTCCGTTCGGGAGCTGACGCCATGACAATCACCACTCTGCCCGAAGGCTGCCGGATTCTGATGTTCGTAGGCGACGACTACGAAGATCTGGAATTGTGGTACCCGAAACTCCGCATGATCGAAGCGGGCGGGCATGTCGTCGTCGCCGGCCCTAAGGCCGGACAGAACTATACCGGCAAGAACGGCTATCCCTGCGTCGCCGACGCCGCCATTGCCGACATGGAGTCCGCCGATTTCCACGGCGTCCTCTGCCCGGGCGGCTGGATGCCCGACAAACTCCGCCGCGACCCCAAGGTGCTGTTCCTGATCAGGGAATTCGCCGACGCCGGCAAACTGGTCGCCGCCATCTGCCACGGCGGTTGGATGCCGATTTCCGCCAACGTCTACCGCGGCGTCAAAGTGACCGGCTCGCCGGGCATCAAAGACGATCTGGTCAACGCAGGGGCGATCTTTGAAGACGCACCCGTCGTCGTCGACCGCCACTTCGTCAGCAGCCGGAAACCCGATGATCTTCCGGATTTCTGTCGCGGCATGCTGCAGGTCCTCTGTCCGGCCGGCTGACCCCGCAGGGCCGGCTCCGCCGACCATTTTCTTATTTACGTCCACCCGATGTCGAGACGAAATCCATGCGATTGCAGATCTTTCTGGCCACGCTGATGCTGACAACCAGTTCCTTCGCGAACGCTGCGGAGCAGGTCGAAGTGGAAATCACAGGACATCGCGGCGCCTCGTACGACGCCCCCGAAAACACGCTCTCCTCCGTCCGGCTCGGCTGGGAACAGAACGCCGACTCGGTCGAGATCGACGTCTGGCTGTCGAAAGACGGCCACATCGTCCTCTCTCACGATAAGGACACGAAGAAGTGCGCCGGCGTCGACAAGCTCGTCGTCGACCAGACCCTCGCCGAACTTCGCCAGCTCGACGTCGGCCAATGGAAGAATGAAAAGTACGCCGGGGAGCGGATGCCGGTCCTCAGCGAAGTCCTGCCGACGATCCCGACCGGCAAGCGCCTGCTGATCGAGATCAAGTGCGGCCCCGAAATCGTGCCGACGCTCGTCAAGGAACTTCGGGCCGCCGGTCGCCGGCCCGCGGAAACGGCCGTCATCTGCTTCAACGCGGACGTGGTCGCTGCGATGAAGGAAGCCCGACCCGATCTGCAGGTCTACTGGCTCGTAGGGTTGAAGCAGGATAAAAAGAGCGGCGCCTGGTCGCACACCGCCGAACAACTCGTCGAGAAGGCCAAAGAACTGCACGCCGACGGCGTCGATCTGTCCGCCTGCGATGCCATTACGCCGGCCTTCGGCAAAACCATCAAAGACGCCGGTCTGAAACTGCTCGTCTGGACGGTCAACGATCCCAAAGTGGCGAAGCAGATGATCGCCGCCGGCGTCGAAGGGATCACCACCGACCGACCGGCCTGGTTGCGGGAACAGCTCGGCCTGCAATAATGCCGGTGAGCGTTGGGAGTTGAACGTCGAGACGAGGCGGCGGTTGATGCAGACGTTGGCGGAGCAGGCAGTCGCAGCCCGCACTGGGGCGATTGTGTTCGATGTCTCCGATCGGACGCAGATCGAACTGCGTGGCGTGGATCGGGTCAAGTTCCTGCACAATTTCTGCACGCAGGACATCAAGGCCCTGCCGGTCGGGCAGGGATGCGAGGCCTTCGTCTGCAACGCAATGGGCCGTGTGCTGGGATACATCGCCGTTTTCGCGGCTGAAGACGGCCTCTGGATCGAGACTGTGCCAGGCGTCGAAGCGGCCCTGCTGGCGCATTTCGACAAGTACCTGATCCGCGAAGACGTGGAACTGCACGGCCGCGCAGATGAGCTGGGCGAACTATGGCTGGCCGGTCCGCAGGTC harbors:
- a CDS encoding glycerophosphodiester phosphodiesterase, with translation MRLQIFLATLMLTTSSFANAAEQVEVEITGHRGASYDAPENTLSSVRLGWEQNADSVEIDVWLSKDGHIVLSHDKDTKKCAGVDKLVVDQTLAELRQLDVGQWKNEKYAGERMPVLSEVLPTIPTGKRLLIEIKCGPEIVPTLVKELRAAGRRPAETAVICFNADVVAAMKEARPDLQVYWLVGLKQDKKSGAWSHTAEQLVEKAKELHADGVDLSACDAITPAFGKTIKDAGLKLLVWTVNDPKVAKQMIAAGVEGITTDRPAWLREQLGLQ
- a CDS encoding response regulator, which translates into the protein MSQPMEYRALVADDDESFRAVLCELLSPFFELVEAKNGAEAVEIALAEPVHIAVFDWQMPSLNGLEAVQELREHRLEFPCLLVTASEPDELELAAAAAAIFSVLRKPVRRQMLLSRLADAVRSSYADESMSARLATG
- a CDS encoding tetratricopeptide repeat protein is translated as MKLLLLSAVCLGIGFAAHRMQRPSVGDLEQQATAAWNEGRLEAAEGLARSALGRKADSVRAREVLLQLSHAQQRPEIPLTLALADYASGKSQERTLAELGRMALSCNLFRLADGYFAEGVDRFPKNGAIQRQYVALSGLRLDAEEMQRRLTQWGQHGAPTADLVIMSLGLWSIDSRGVEPSETWLRAAVEADATDVGSRLGLGRCLLAMGRYRECVELLKPYSQHPRAGLLLAVVDATTQDASAAAELLPTTEPTEMRGEYWFARGLVALEQRDVPAAEEALARAVHCQPLNKSYRSRYCDVLRRQHRTEQLQRHVKELEIVVRIVQRSMQPGVSDDAVALGELAESCRSVGADEAARLIFQAVRQ
- a CDS encoding exo-alpha-sialidase encodes the protein MLRCLLLGLVLFPASLQAADPPARGYTIPLIDLAPQTFRQVIVDREPGQYLGHPTTVLLEDGKTILCVYPKGHGKGAIQYKRSPDGGLTWSDRLPTPSNWSTSLETPTIHRVVDAAGKKRLIVWSGLSPARLAVSEDDGKTWSELKQAGDWGGIVVMGFVEALKTPGRYLAMFHDDGRFFSQPANPQKPPAFTLYKTFSDDGGLTWSKPESVYQSSDVHLCEPGCIRSPDGKQLAVLLRENSRRKNSHIIFSDDEGTTWTAPHEVPGSLTGDRHTGKYAPDGRIFISFRDTTLESKTKGDWVAWVGKYEDLVSGAEGQYRVRLMDNHKGADCAYPGVEVLPDGTIVTTTYGHWEPNADPYVVSIRLKLAELDAAAAIQAIQLPAPRLPRDNLLVYRGPDNLQIPVKNVDDWQKRRTEILAGMQAVMGKLPGDEKRSPLDVKVEEEFDGGSYIRQLITYQSEPGGRVPAYLLIPKAVRDGKVPPAPGILALHGTNNVIGHGTVVGINNTTNRQFARELAERGYVVLAPSYPLLAKYQPDLKTLGWDSGTLKAVWDNIRGLDLLQSLPYVKRDALGAIGHSLGGHNSVYTAVFDDRIKAVVTSCGLDSYLDYYNGVDRVWHPEQGWCQTRYMLRLTAFRGRLQDIPFDFHELIGALAPRHLLIFAPLHDSNFQHASVDRIADAARPVFNLYGAADNLKVEHPDCPHDFPPEMREEAYRLFDRVLK
- a CDS encoding type 1 glutamine amidotransferase domain-containing protein, producing the protein MTITTLPEGCRILMFVGDDYEDLELWYPKLRMIEAGGHVVVAGPKAGQNYTGKNGYPCVADAAIADMESADFHGVLCPGGWMPDKLRRDPKVLFLIREFADAGKLVAAICHGGWMPISANVYRGVKVTGSPGIKDDLVNAGAIFEDAPVVVDRHFVSSRKPDDLPDFCRGMLQVLCPAG
- a CDS encoding CRTAC1 family protein, translated to MRARRWQPVWMIVLVAAGFVLSEMIDRTSVWTADRKLFARLGVRPEPLPKFAAEAAAEGFAAGLRFSPLEDSGVAFVYDNGPDDQFHLAETLGGGVGAIDFDKDDQPDLIFLDGGDPVRWPSNRTSRIHLFRNWNSERFEPVTPASGLTWTGYGHGCAVADVNNDGFDDVLLTGYQQSGLFLNHGDGTFAESEILRLLTGERWCATACWSDLDVDGDLDLYITCYADSSRDLPTPFCESKGVRIHCNPHSYRPVEDVMLENSGDGSFADRSESSGIGNYREYGLGVVAADLDRDGTPEIFVANDGDRNLLFRRTADWVYEEIALASGVAFNGQGETMGSMGVACADFDRNGRLDLFTTNFSNESNALFRQEEELMFVDSTQGTLVDRTSRPSVGWSAIAFDADCDRLTDLFVANGHVTQMPGEDWAQLPTLLRGGEKDFQESRGAGLWFEQHWNARGACRVDLNRDGLDDLVVSLIDSPAALLLNASAEPGHRIQLELVGTSSPRSAEGAIVEVESASGTLVRLLCRNAGYLSSHGGVTTLGLGADSVAGAIRIDWPSGERQEIRNIAAGRKITVIEGHDRIIETRFSGSAE
- a CDS encoding multiheme c-type cytochrome gives rise to the protein MPLPRTSNGVRLVFAGVVIVLCWGMQAWLIGQRSDRSSFDPALRTADAVAPVAERCAACHPGVCQEMAASPHSRTLSDGHDPQILSRFAGRSYQSAPGGPTVSFEDRNQQLWMKSDASPEAIRVDWMFGSGRHAMTPVSLMVNSDGATELIEGSVSWFPPGELGVTPGANLTDASGIAPLGAPHDHATTLECFGCHVTHLPVERGRIRTDALFRGVSCERCHAGGEQHARAMEQGGPLSLQSWSDLTPLESVNRCGECHRRADQLTPEELSPERTVLVRFASVGLAMSRCFLEQGQLDGGEKSARLDCLTCHDPHRPAEKSFQPYVQTCLQCHGPQKSQARECTSPQSASNCLSCHMPSVNVADKLVLTDHWIRVRKDSDPPAAAESN